DNA sequence from the Deinococcus humi genome:
GATGAGAGAGCGTTCAATACCTTGCCCGCACTCTCATCCTTTTGGATGACAAAAGAACCCTGAACAGGCTCTTTGGCCCTCAATCGTGAAGTTTTTTCGCCAGAACATAATCTGACCGACAATTGAAAGTGAACTGAACTGCCCTTCGATTCCAAGCATCGCCAACAGCATTACCAATGTGCATGATGTTTTCAGCAGAAGCTCAGACAGGGCCTGTCGGCAGTGCCTGAGTCGCAATGAACCTATTTCTCCTTGGTCTTTGGAGCCTCAATTTTAGGGGCCGCGCCCCAGGTCGACAGCACATCTTTCATAATCTCGCGGAAGACAGGAGCGGCCAGCATCGAACCGTGATAACCCAGCTTGGCGCCGTGCGCCATGGCCACCACCGTAATTTGTGGGGCATCGACTGGATAGAAGCCAGTGAAGACGCTGTTGTAGATGGTCGAGGAGTACCGGCCATCAATGACAACCTGCGCCGTGCCAGTCTTGCCGCCCAACGCGTAGCCCTTGATTCCAGCCTGATGCGGAATCCCCTCCTCAATGACAGCCTGCAACATGTTCCGGGTGGTCCGGGCCACTTCAGGACGGACGATCTCGTGCCTCTGGGTGGCGCCCGCCACACCTTCCACGAGCTGGGGCGGCAGGTAAAGGCCGTCGTTGGCCAGCGCGTTGTAGGCGGAGGCCAGCTGCAGGGTGGTGGTGCTCATGCCCTGTCCGAAGGAGTTGGTCACCCGCACCAGATCGTCCCACTTGCGCAGCGGCTGAAGCTGCCCCGTGGCGGCGGGCACCACGGGCATGTCCGGGTAGCTGCCGAAACCGAAGCCCGTGAAATAGGTGCGCAGCTTGTCGGACCCGAACTTCTCGACGATATGGCTCATACCCACATTGCTGCTGTAACGCAGGATCTGCTTGGTGTTCAGGG
Encoded proteins:
- a CDS encoding peptidoglycan D,D-transpeptidase FtsI family protein, with amino-acid sequence MEVKIRNRSRLMQLVATLLFLSLVWAYAQLEWNVPSSVGRSLVQSRGTITSSDGKVLAQSVDGKRVYPQGRLAGQVLGMMGTTDGLEGLEYAYDRSLAAGQDLRLTINTSVQAAAESALSKAIPEHEAEYGSVVVMETRTGRVLAAASYPAFDPNNWRDYSLDARRNRPFLDVYEPGSVIKGLVVAAAINEGITTPTTTYETPMHRHVGGRWGSVIHDAVDHPPTLNTKQILRYSSNVGMSHIVEKFGSDKLRTYFTGFGFGSYPDMPVVPAATGQLQPLRKWDDLVRVTNSFGQGMSTTTLQLASAYNALANDGLYLPPQLVEGVAGATQRHEIVRPEVARTTRNMLQAVIEEGIPHQAGIKGYALGGKTGTAQVVIDGRYSSTIYNSVFTGFYPVDAPQITVVAMAHGAKLGYHGSMLAAPVFREIMKDVLSTWGAAPKIEAPKTKEK